The genome window gtactttgggtgtcaaattcgcctcttgttttGTGTCGTTTCGCCAgtatagcacattttggcagaacaccatttttttttcctactctcgtctcgttgcatcccgtctttcctgttcattttgcttttgctgcttgttttgtgaaatatcgacattgctgtcatgctcattaatgttcctctcgggttcaaattgaaacggttgaacagatgacatgtttatgtcgctagatttgtactctggaagctcggcagcgtaaccatgtgaagtCACCgctctgcgacgtcaacaacaatggccacctactagttaaactaattttacaaatggtatagaaactagggctgtcaaacgatgaaaaattttaatggagttaattacagcttaaaaattaattaatcgtaattaatcgcaattcaaaccatctataaaatatgccatatttttctgtaaattattgttggaatggaaagattagacacaagacgaatatatacattcaacatactgtacataagtactgtacttgtttattataacaataaatcaacaagatggtatcaacatcattaacattctgataaagcgatccatggatagacagactagtagttcttaaaaggtaaatgttagtacaagttatagaaattttatattaaaacacctcttaatgttttcgttttaataaagtttgtaaaattttccatcaaaaaacaaactagtacctcaccattgttgatgtcgatgattacacaatgctcatggtgctgaaacccataaaatcagtcgcacccaagcgccagcagagggtgacaaaacaccaaaaaacacaacaagtggaaattacactgtgctgacattttaatctgtttgagcggggcatgtgcattaaatgcgtcaaatattttaacgtgattaatttaaaaaattaattactgcccgttaactcgataattttgacagccctattaaaaacaaaaacatcatgaggggtttcaaaatcaaattattttaactcatatcgtttatcttttaagaactacaggtcttttatccgtggatccctttaaaacaaTGTTCTTAGGATGATCTTTATTGGAAATAACTTGTTGCACCTTCATTGTTGTCAACGCATTTTAATCTCCCAACAGTAAAGATGCCAGTCCAGTGTAGCAGCTGTGCTGAAAAGCGTGCTGTGCTGAAACGTCCCAAAACGGGCCACTCGCTCTGTAAGGAGTGCTTCTTTTGGGCCTTTGAGGAAGAAGTGCATCAAACCATTGTGGCAGCAAATCTATTCAAACCCGGTGAGGCCGTTGGGATTGCAGCTTCTGGTGGCAAAGACTCCACAGTTCTCGCACACGTGATGAAGCTCCTGAATGAGAGGTACTCGTACGGCTTGAATCTCATGCTTCTCTCCGTGGACGAGGGCATCACTGGTTATAGAGATGACTCTTTGGAGACTGTGAAGAGGAACCAGCAACAGTATGAGCTGCCACTGAAGATCGTGTCGTACGAGGAGCTATACGGCTGGACCATGGATGCCATTGTGAAGCAAGTGGGACTGAAAAATAACTGCACTTTCTGTGGCGTTTTCAGACGACAGGCACTTGATAGAGGAGCAGTCATGCTGAAAGTGGATAAGATTTGCACAGGTACCTTCAAGTGTTACCTATGCATGTGTACAATGGTCACTGCAAAATTAGTATGCTGTCAATCAGAATTGAAATGTTGTCTTCAAAATTAGAATCTAACTATTGCAATAAAGGATGTTTTCATGCATAATATTCCAATTTATTTGGATGCACCTGTTTATTACAGAAGAGTGGGGTTGTATACTGTATTTCACACAAGATGTAATTTGTGCGTCTTTTTGAACAGGTCACAATGCCGACGATGTTGCGGAAACGGTGTTGATGAATGTCTTACGAGGGGACATCGCCCGTCTACGCCGCTGTACAGCCATCTCAACGAACAGTGAGGGCGACGGTGTCGTGCCACGCTGCAAGCCTCTCAAATACGCGTACGAGAAAGAGATCGTTTTGTATGCCTATTTCAAAAAGTTGGACTATTTTACCACCGAATGCATCTACTCCCCCAACGCTTATCGCGGCTATGCACGGACTTTTTTAAAAGATCTAGAGAGCATACGTTCCAGCTCCATCATTGATATCATCCATTCAGGGGAAAATCTTTCCATACGGGAGGATGTGAAGATGCCTGTGCAGGGTATCTGCAGCAAGTGTGGCTATATCTCTAGTCAGATGTTGTGTAAGTCATGTGTGCTGCTGGAGGGTCTGAACAGGGGCCTGCCCAAGCTGGGTATTGGAAAACACCATCGATTGCATGAGAAAATTGTCAACAATGAGCCACTTACTGAAAAGGAGGAGAGAAAGTTAAAAGTCGTTGACATTTGACAAAtgtgacatttttacatgaaaatgaacatttgttatGAACTTGAGCTCTGCctttatgtattcatttggATAAATCTTTTGCATTTTATGTTGTCATTCGTACCGTTGCTCAGCTGTCATTATGACTTAAATCGGTCAGTAATTACTCACTGATACTTGTAtcctttctttttgaaaatagaaaCACATGAATATACCATTGGATAACGTCCCTGGTATTTTccaacaaagtatttaataaagtaaTATTTTAACTCATATTTGTGTATTATgcaaattcaattttttaaaatgttggtCTCAGTTTTAAGTTCCATTTTCAAACTACGGCAACTattcaatattttaaaaaattagtaaGATGTACCGAAGTCTCGCTAACCTACGCTATACatcagtgatccccaaccattGGGCCGGGGACTGGTACCGGGCCCCGGCCGCAGAGAAATATTGAATCATTTGTTAATGATCGCAATCTGACAGTGCCTCTTGACTAATCCTAGTCGAGGTTTGTGTACATCACCCTCTTGTGGTTGACcgtcattactggggtgtttgcacacctattgaCTAATCTGAGTGGAGATTAGTGTCTaaggccaagaaacctttcacgattggagaagaactcattttGCCTGCGACAgaggatatttgccgtcaagttttaaGAGAGGCTACTGctaaaaaaggttgatttagCGTATGGTGAGTTTCATTTTCCCTGGACTTAACGTTAGTTTTAGCCCCCtcgtgttattttttatttaatgtaattCGGTCTGTGGTGTAAAAAACGTTGGGGACCAGTGCTTTACATAATTATAAACCATTCCAAAAAATGTTAAGCACTAACTGAGCATGTCTTCTTGTGCCATTGTTTGTAATTCCGATAATTATAAATTTTtacttatatggcggaaaacactcaggtgacttgttccgctctgaaacccccaatttggccagctttcaaaattgtcctatatgcatgtgtgatgcatcattggaaagcttaaaatctcaattttctgggggaagaaaaattttgaacagga of Corythoichthys intestinalis isolate RoL2023-P3 chromosome 3, ASM3026506v1, whole genome shotgun sequence contains these proteins:
- the ctu1 gene encoding cytoplasmic tRNA 2-thiolation protein 1, coding for MPVQCSSCAEKRAVLKRPKTGHSLCKECFFWAFEEEVHQTIVAANLFKPGEAVGIAASGGKDSTVLAHVMKLLNERYSYGLNLMLLSVDEGITGYRDDSLETVKRNQQQYELPLKIVSYEELYGWTMDAIVKQVGLKNNCTFCGVFRRQALDRGAVMLKVDKICTGHNADDVAETVLMNVLRGDIARLRRCTAISTNSEGDGVVPRCKPLKYAYEKEIVLYAYFKKLDYFTTECIYSPNAYRGYARTFLKDLESIRSSSIIDIIHSGENLSIREDVKMPVQGICSKCGYISSQMLCKSCVLLEGLNRGLPKLGIGKHHRLHEKIVNNEPLTEKEERKLKVVDI